A region of the Ranitomeya imitator isolate aRanImi1 chromosome 10, aRanImi1.pri, whole genome shotgun sequence genome:
tttctggtctccagtctgtgtggcaggcctACTTGCTGCAGCACTTCTGGAAGGCTGGGACGggaccgtggctgtctgatgaaggaccgatccagaaccagggtcaagagtgctgctccatgtgctgtgaaaaaagaagaaaaaaaatgaataccaaacatttacaaaagttaagAGCCAACTCCTGTGGAGTAGAAACCTACAGATTAGGCAATCCAACACAACCTAAAACACCAAAAAATACTTACGTCCTCTGGGTAAGggccggtctcaaaaatgcaaggatgcggtgatatttgtatttgcggatccttgctccagaaccactaggaacccggccttcttgacaaaggtccttgttgaagcgatccttcatcgaacgccaacgtgttttgactttgagcactgttgaaaaatataaataatggttagacaatgcactttggACTGTGATcaaacaactgtgtgtgatgagagaaactcctgagagtttctccagtcacacacagttgtgtgataacagcaaaggtcactgctgcatcacacagccgccggatcgtcacgttgtccgagtgctgcggaacccgggtgtcccacaatgggactcgctcatggacaagggagattaggaggtcattttcaatgaggtcctcatcccgttctggaacctaaaaaataaataaagacattaatgtaggaaacattaacataaggaaaagaaagaaaacagagaccgaaaactggcatgaatattgaaagtcaagaaaaacaggagtcaagaagaagaaggtaaagaaagaggaaagtaaagaaatgaacattcaagaatagtaaagtgaggatacaataaacagtcagccaggcatacttacacgctgccgccttgccacctgacCGTGAACCTGCTGCTCctactcagcctctgccgcagtagaagaagtgctctaaaaaaaggaaaaaaaaaattgtcatatgtgtagaagtgacagtgaatacttatcaatctgaggaggtgagtactcacttcactgacatgttcggcttgtgcaggcccaggacgttgctcctcctcagaagaagatgacattctgatgcatgcagaaagaaagaaatggcagaaattaggacatatagagacagaaaatagaaaataaagacaatggctaggatatactcacattgttcagcgtCTTGTTTGCTCCAAGGTTCttgcctgcgtctgctctgcttctctgtctgctgggtAGTGACCTGctaatgcccactccctccttttatcagtttgtatgtgggggaggCTAATCAGTGtccagacatgttttcctgtggtgcagcgtatgcgttcacaaacgcaagcaaacataTGTGCTTGCAAACACATGagttcacatagaccgtaatgtgtttttttgccgcattccttccgctaacaaccgcaaacgtttctaggcagcaaattgaatcctctaaaattactacatgtagcagtTACAGCGCCAAACAGAagatgacgaaacgacgcatgcgtcgtcaaacacggcaaaacgcaaccaatcgcagacacatgcgtccctaatgttaaagataggaatacacaacgcatgcggaaaattgcggcacaaacgctgcggacacaaccgcaaatttgaaaccagccttatacagtgccttgcgaaagtattcggccccctggaacttttcaaccttttcccacatatcatgcttcaaacataaagataccaaatgtaaatttctggtgaagaatcaacaacaagtggaacacaattgtgaagttgaacgaaatttattggttattttacatttttgtggaaattcaaaaactgaaaagtaaaggggccgaataatattgcacgccccacttttcagtttttgaatttccacaaaaatttaaaataacctataaatttcgttcaacttcactatTGTGTTCCAGTTGTGTGGAATgggtcacaaataaacgtatccaggtgttagaatggccaagtcaaagtccagacctcaatccaattgagaatctgtggaaagagctgaaaactgctgttcacaaacgatctccatcaaacctcactgagctcgagctgtttgccaaggaagaatgggcaagaatttcagtctctcgatgaacaaaactgatagagacataccccaagcgacttgcagctgtaatcgcagcaaaaggtggcgcaacaaagtattaagttaaaggggccgaataatattgcacgccccacttttcagtttttgaatttccacaaaaatgtaaaataagcaatacatttcattcaacctcacaattgtgttccacttgttgttgattcttcaccaaaaatttacatttggtttctttatgtttgaagcatgatacgtgggaaaaggttgaaaagcttcagggagccaaatactttcgcaaggcattgtatattattattatgtattattatagcgccatttattccaaggcgctttacataataaaaacaagtacaataatcttgaacaatacaagtcataactggtacaggaggagagaggaccctgaccacgaggggtcacaatctacaagggatgggtgaggatagagttggttgtgcagcggtttggttgatcggtggttacataCAATTACACAAGGCCAGAGAAGTAAAGGCAGCACCGTACATGCGAAGCAAAATTAAATTCTAAGTAATAGTGAAGGAggggtatttatttttttatctatgAAAGCTGAATCCTCTGCTCCTGGGGAGATTATTCTTCAATCATGTGGTTTTATAATCCTAAATTACAAGTCTCCTGTGTTATAACAATAGCACATAACTAGTAGGACAGGAGAACAGCCAGACTTTGAGAAAAGCTGTTTATTTTCTTTACATGATGAGATCCCCCCCAAAAAACCAACATATACGGATGTATTTAATTATCCTACTTCTGGTGTAATACATTTAGGTAAATTCATTTTTCCACAAAGTGATGAATTTCTTATATTTTTTGAGCATGAACAAAATAAAAGCCCTCAAAATCAGAGTTATCAAATTCAGCATCTTCTGGCTTCCCGAAAGACACCAGCTGTACGATCTTGTAGCCGCTTTCACTGATGACTTTTTTCAGAAAAGTCTCATTAACGGGCAGAGAAAAAACTTTATTGGAACCAACTTCATAGTAATTGGCCCCAATGTCTCCGGCCATTAGCAAGTGCCCCTTTGGTTTAAGAAGATTAGAAAGGTTCTTCAGGGCCGTCCCATAGGAATCGTAGTTCCGGCAGGCGGCCTCCAGGCAAACGGTTGTAACCAGGCAATCGGCTTTGGGCGCTTCATGAGGGGCCAATGGGTTGCTCTTACTGACATCGCACATCAAAACTTTTTTTATCCTTCCTTTCAGCCTCTCCTCCTTCGCTTTCTGGTCCATGCTACAGAGGAAAATGAAAACatcatataataaataaatcttggaaaCAAAATGATGCATTTCACATTTCATTTCCCCAAATAGCGGACCTTGGATTACACAACATGATATTTGTCGTTTACAATGAAACCCCATAATTTACCTCCAGCACAACACACTGTGATACTGCAATTCTATAGCTTGCTGCAATGAAAGGGACTTTTTAACCTACAAAAATGATCCCATAAGTGATAACTGTTAGATCACTGTCGGACGGCCATCACCATTTCTCGCATTTCTTTTTCATGGCAGTCACTATAATTGCCGCCCCATTCAACTCTTGCCGGCTTTGGCCTTATGATCAAGAGAAAAAGGGGATAAAAGTTCTGGTGATCGGTGGGTGTTCTTGCCATAGGGAGTCATTTTTGCAAACTGAAATACCTGAATGTAGATAATTTTGACTTGAAGACACAAAACTGCattttttattgatatatatatatatatatatatatatatatatatatatatatctactatatacggtaattgtctaagggtcacttccatctttctgtctgtctgtctttctgtcacagatattcattggtggcggcctctgtctgtcatggaatccaagtcgttgattggtcgtggcaaaacgcccacgaccattgccacgaccaatcagcgacgcccgcaatatggccgctctttcctccccgcagtcagtcagtgcccgctccatactcccctccagtcagccctcacacagggttaatgccagcgttaccggaccgcggtgtaacgcactccggttacgcagctattaaccctgtgtgaccaactttttactattgatgatgtgtatgcagcatcaatagtaaaacgatctaacgttaaaaataataataaaaaaattaaacattatactcaccctctgcctttgcgtcctgtcctcggcagtgcaagtggcaggttccgcttccaaagatgctatgggagaaggaccttccatggcgtcatggtcatgtgaccgcgatgtcatcacaggtcctgcgctcataccaaccctgggaccggaagctgccgcgtgcaccgcacacaagcgccggaactacaacgggctcttcggatggtgagtatatgttttttttattttttaacctgttacatacgtggctgggcaatatattacgtgtctgtgctgtatactacgtcgctgggcaatatactacgtggctgagcaatatactacgtggctgggcaatatactacgtgactgggcaatatactacgtgactgggcaatatactacatgactgggcaatatactacatgactgggcaatatactacgtggctgagcaatatactacgtggctgagcaatatactacgtggctgggcaatatactacgtgggctgtgcaatatactatgtggctgggcaatatactacgtggctgagcaatatactacgtggctgagcaatatactacatggctgggcaatatactacgtggctgagcaatatactacgtggctgagtaatatactacgtggctgagcaatatactacgtggctgggcaatatactacgtggctgggcaatatactacgtggctgagcaatatactacgtggctgagcaatatactacgtgactgggcaatatactacatgactgggcaatatactacgtggctgagcaatatactacgtggctgggcaatatactacgtggctgggcaatatactacgtggctgagcaatatactacgtggctgagcaatatactacgtggctgggcaatatactacgtggctgagcaatatactacgtggctgagcaatatactacgtggctgggcaatatactacgtggctgggcaatatactacgtggctgagcaatatactacgtggctgggcaatatactacgtgactgggcaatatactacatgactgggcaatatactacgtgactgggcaatatactacgtcgctgggcaatatactacgtcgctgggcaatatactacgtgactgggcaatatactatatggctctgtgctgtatactacgtcactgggcaatatactacatcactgggcaatatactacgtcactgggcaatatactacgtcactgggcaatatactacgtgactgggcaatatactacgtcgctgggcaatatactacgtcgctgggcaatatactacgtgactgggcaatatactatgtggctctgtgctgtatactacgtcactgggcaatatactacatcactgggcaatatactacgtcactgggcaatatactacgtcactgggcaatatactacgtcactgggcaatatactacgtcactgggcaatatactacgtcactgggcaatatactacgtgactgggcaatatactacgtgactgggcaatatactacgtagctgggcaatatactacgtcactgggcaatatactacgtgactgggcaatatactacgtcgctgggcaatatactacgtctctgggcaatatactacgtgcctgggcaatatactatgtggctctgtgctgtatactacgtcactgggcaatatactacatcactgggcaatatactacgtcactgggcaatatactacgtcactgggcaatatactacgtcactgggcaatatactacatgactgggcaatatactacgtcgctgggcaatatactacgtgactgggcaatatactacgtcgctgggcaatatactatgtgactgggcaatatactacatcgctgggcaatatactacatgactgggcaatatggtacgtgggctgtgcaatatactacgtgactgggcaatatagtgcgtggctgggcaatatactacgtggctgggcaatatactacgtggctaggcaatataatatgtgactgggcaatatagtacgtggctggccaatatagtacgtgactaggcaatattctacgtggctgggcaatatactacgtggctgggcaatatactacatggacatacatattctagaatacccgatacgttagaatcaggccaccatctagtatatatatatatatatatatatatatatatatctggggtaatttattttttattataatttttcatTACAAAAAATGTATTAGGTAATTTTTACTTATTTCTTAAAGTGGATTGTGCAAAAAGTATAATTCTACCATTGCTTCTTGGTTGTTGTTTTTTCAATAACTATGTGATAATTCTGTTGATgatgcatatatactgtatatatatatatatgtatctgtcTATCTCAAATCTATCGATAGGTAGATACATATATGAATCTTTGCGATACTATGGATATTGAAGTGGGACTTCACAGTGGttgaacttatttattatttttttattgtctctcttatatagcaccattaatttcaccgCTCTTTACAGACATCATGATCATTGCCccatggggctcataatctacattccctatcagtatgtctttggagtgtggaagttaaccggagtgcccggaggaaaaccacacaaacacggggagaacatacaaactccttgcagatgttgtccttgcctTGGTTGAGACCATAGGAAACATACCGTAAGCGCCATTTTGTCCTTCTACTCTGTTAGCTAAACAGTCCGTACTTCCTAGAAAACCAGCGGAGAGGTTCTTCCAGCTTCTGCCGATCCTTTGAACTCACAGAGCATGGCATAGATAAATGATGGGCACTTCTCTGCGTGGAGCAGATGCCTGAGAAGTCCTTGGTAAGATATTGAAAAGCACTGCCCTAGTGATGTGTTATTGAGACTGCATTTTCAAGCTATTGAGTTGTTGGTAAAACTAAGTTAGTGAAGTTTTTCATGTTTTTCACAATTTGAGTCACTTCACTCGTACGTTGGTTCCTATCAATACCACGACCTGTAAGTGATGCAATGAAGCAAATAAAGTTGCTGGACATTGGGTTTGTAAAACTGCAGTTTAGTCCAACAGTAATTCCCCTTAGTTGGCCCATACAACCCCAGTCTGACATTTCCTCCAACCACAAAGTCCTGGGCAGGATTTATCGCACAATCACTGCAGAGGTCAGGtctggtgtaaaggtaccttcacacataacgatatcgttaacgatatcgttgcttttggtgacgttgcaacaatatcgttaatgaaatcgttatgtgtgacagcgaccaacgatcaggcccctgctgtgccatcgttggtcgctgaacaaagtccagaactttatttcgtcgctggatctcccgtggacatcgctggatcggcgtgtgtgacaccgatccagcgatgtcttcactggtaacaagggtaaacatcgggtaactaagcgcagggccgcgcttagtaacccgatgtttaccctggttaccatcctaaacaggaaaaaaaacaaacagtacatacttacctacagctgtctgtccccggcgctgtgctctgcactcctcctgtactggctgtgagtgtcggtcagccggaaagcagagcggtgacgtcaccgctctgctttccggccgctgtgctcacagccagtacaggaggagtgcagagaagcagagcgccggggacagacagcggtaggtatgtactgtttgttttttttacttttaggatggtaaccagggtaaacatcgggttactaagcgcggccctgcgcttagttacccgatgtttaccctggttaccggcatcgttggtcgctggagagctgtctgtgtgacagctctccagtgaccaaacagcgacgctgcagcgatccggatcgttgtcggtatcgctgcagcgtcgctaaatgtgaaggggccttaacatgaAGGTGATT
Encoded here:
- the LOC138652059 gene encoding nicotinamide N-methyltransferase-like; its protein translation is MSDFTNTSEYEEQFDPRLYLETYFHLGSGSLGDEFLKFVLGNFNKTLKSGAVRGSTLIDIGTAPSIYQLLSACEHFDDITVTWHTNRERLELQKWLNNQPDAFDWSSVVKHVCEIEGSSMDQKAKEERLKGRIKKVLMCDVSKSNPLAPHEAPKADCLVTTVCLEAACRNYDSYGTALKNLSNLLKPKGHLLMAGDIGANYYEVGSNKVFSLPVNETFLKKVISESGYKIVQLVSFGKPEDAEFDNSDFEGFYFVHAQKI